TCCGGAAGGTTTCGCAACTTTCCGCCCTTGGGCAGTTCCTCGTGTTTGTCAGCCATAGTGTCCTACCTGAATGCTTGTTCGGTCTGAAATCCTTACGACGTTTCCGGCGTCCGGCAGCTTGCGGGCATTGGCCTCGGAGCCGTAGACGGTCTCCAGGAAGGTCTTGCCCCCGAAGGGGTCGAAATCGCTTTTCTTTGCCATGGTTGCCTGAGCTCTTTATCGGGTGTTCTGCCCAACGTCCCCGGAGACTACTACAGCGGAAGAATCCCGGGAAACTGGAATAGCAGGATTTGTGAAGGATAATGCAAATTCCAGGCCCGTTTGCGAGAGCCCTTGTTAAATGATTGAATCCAAAGGCCATAGAGGCTATGGCACGAACCGGATTCAGGTTCGTGTTCCGTCGGTCGTTAACTTTTCCAACAGGATTTTTCTGAAAAGTCTTGAATGACATCACAGTATGGCACCGCAATCCGGGCGTTTCCCCGTAAAAACAAGCAGTTGAATGTTCCGGGGCGGGGTCAGCCGGTGTAAAGAAATCCGACAATGGCCCTCAAATACGCGGCACTGGCGGGTGCAGGGCCCGGCCCGCGGGTAGTGCAGCGCCGACTGACCGGGTGGATGACGGCGCCTATGCGTTAGAATCCGCCCAAATCAAATTCTTCGCGAGCAGTCATGAACAAACTAAAAATCCTCAACGTCGTGGGCGCCCGCCCCAATTTCATGAAGATTGCCCCTCTCTACGAGGAGATGCTGCGCTATCCTGGCATCGACGCCAAGATCGTCCACACCGGGCAGCATTACGACAAGCAGATGTCGGAACTCTTCTTCGACAACCTCGGCCTGCCCAAGCCTCACTTTTACCTGGGGGTGGGCTCCGGTGGCCACGGCGAGCAGACCGGGCGGGTGATGATCGAGTTCGAGAAGGTGGTGCTGGCGGAGCGTCCTGACATCGTGCTGGTGGTGGGGGACGTGAACTCCACCATCGCCTGCAGCCTGGTGGCGGTGAAGCTCGGCATCAAGGTGGTCCACGTGGAGGCCGGGCTGCGCTCCTATGACCGCGACATGCCGGAGGAGGTGAACCGGGTGCTGACGGATCAGATCTCCGATTATCTATTCACCACCGAGCGCGCGGCGGCCGACAACCTGGCGAAGGAAGGCATCACCGGGGACCATGTCATCTTCGCGGGCAACGTGATGATCGATTCCCTGCTTCATCATCGCGAGAAGGCCGCCTCCAGCACCGTCCTCGCG
The Gammaproteobacteria bacterium DNA segment above includes these coding regions:
- the wecB gene encoding UDP-N-acetylglucosamine 2-epimerase (non-hydrolyzing); its protein translation is MNKLKILNVVGARPNFMKIAPLYEEMLRYPGIDAKIVHTGQHYDKQMSELFFDNLGLPKPHFYLGVGSGGHGEQTGRVMIEFEKVVLAERPDIVLVVGDVNSTIACSLVAVKLGIKVVHVEAGLRSYDRDMPEEVNRVLTDQISDYLFTTERAAADNLAKEGITGDHVIFAGNVMIDSLLHHREKAASSTVLADLGLEPRGYGLITLHRPSNVDDPEVLGRLLDVLGELSARLPLLFPMHPRTRNKIEEFGLQGKVEAAADLRLMEPLGYLDFMKCTDNALFVLTDSGGVQEETTVLGVPCITTRENTERPITATVGTNVVVGRDTARIREEVVRILDGRGKQGETPELWDGHAAERIVGKLWELEGGSADAGAA